A region of the Haematobia irritans isolate KBUSLIRL chromosome 5, ASM5000362v1, whole genome shotgun sequence genome:
CTCCAAATTCATGgtagaattgttccgaatttagTTGAGAATTGTTCAACTTTTTAAATCCATACCCAAACTGGCAACGTTGCCTATGATACAAATATTTccttgcatattttcaggctgCACAAGTGTCATGAGAaggaaaaaatatcaaaatatagtATCGCAAGCCgggcttttaattaaaaaaatcgtaCTAAACAGgatttaatcataaattggcaaatAATcttaaaaggtggcacaaaaacataaaatgtgTGGAACTAGATGCCACAAAAAAGTCAGCGCtggaaaaagcaccaaatttgtCACTAAAGGTTATACAGTGTATCCACgtcatttgaaaaattaatttattttatgtgaCTGATTTTTCTctgataaaaaaattggcaataatacaacaatatattttttttttagaaagtaataaaaaatattgattcaaaaaatattgatgTAGAAtattgagtttatatagaaccaACAAACTGACTAAAACTAGTTGGAAATAATCCTGAAGAATAATTTCCCTGGTCTCAGTCAGCCACCATATGATTTCAATTTTATGACCCTTTCCCATTTTTTCCCTTTCTCTGTCAAACTTTAtcgtaaaattttagtaaaacaaaCACCAtgtgaaagtccttttcgacttTATTCGTTAAACGCATTTTACGCATTGTGTATCTCAAAGTATAACATGGCTATAATAATTCAAACACTTAAATAAAACATCTCCTACTTGGCAATATGACTCTCCAAATATGGAATAatgcaaattgttatttctataaatattataaatgatTTCGTTTATAACAGCATACGACGGATGGcttggaaaatattatttacatcACGGTTGAGAGGGTTTGCAAATATCATTTAACCTCTTCCATAGGTATTACGACCGCCAAGTGATGGCTCCTGAGGTGGTGGTGGGGCAGTAGCTAAATAGGCTAAAGCCTTTTGTATAGCTTCTGGAATTGgtggtggtgttggtatatgatcaccTTGTGGTACAAAACCATTTTCATCGGCTGCATAGGTTAAACGTATGGGAGTGCCATCGGGGGCTGTGTAGGAGAAGAAACCTTCGGCCACCTAGAAAAGAAGAAAGGTATGAATACAATGGAAACATATTTTTTGGGCCAGTATATAGaggaattgaaaaaatgtaaaatgctCATGTAAAGGGCAACATAGAAAACtattaacaaattaaaataaatttaaaaatatattgaactaaattaaagtacagtgaaacgtCTGAAAGGTGAACAcccattgttataccctcctccataggatggggggtatattaactttgtcattccgtttgtaacacatcgaccccataaagtatatatattctgggtcgtggtgaaattctgagtcgatctgagcatgtccgtccgtccgtccgtccgtcggtccgtccgtccgtctgttgaaatcacgctaacttccgaacgaaacaagcaatcgacttgaaacttggcacaagtagttgttattgatgtaggtcggatggtattgcaaatgggccatatcggtccacttttacgtatagcccccatataaacggacccccaaatttggcttgcgaggcctctaagagaagcaaatttcatccgatccggctgaaatttggtacatggtgttagtatatggtctctaacaaccatgcaaaaattggtttacatcggtctataattatatatagcccccatataaaccatcccccgatttggcttgcgaggcctctaagagaagcaaatttcatccgatccggctgaaatttggtacatggtgtcagtatatggtctctaacaaccacgcaaaaattggtccacatcggtctataattatatatagcccccatataaaccgatcaccagatttgacctccggagcctcttggaagaccaaaattcatctgattcagttgaaatttggtacgtggtgttaatatataccctcaaactcccatgcaaaaattggtcgaaatcggttcataattatatatagcccccatataaaccgatccccagatttaacctccggagccccttggaagagcaaacttcatccgattcggttgaaatttggtacgtaatgttagtatatggtatccaacaaccatgcagaatttggttcatatcagtccataattatatatagcacccatataaaccgatccccagatttgaactccggtgccttttggagaagcaaaattcatccgatctggttgaaattttgtaggtggtggtagtatatgatatttaacaaccatgccaaaagtagtccatatcagtccataatcatatatagcccccatataaaccgatcccgagatttggttttggagcctcttggaggagcaaatttcatccgagttagt
Encoded here:
- the Cpr49Aa gene encoding cuticular protein 49Aa; translation: MRNLIFVTLALYLAVVAARPQQDVIPILRQEQEVNYDGSYKYAYETGNGIVAEEQGYLKNPGTDAEAQVAEGFFSYTAPDGTPIRLTYAADENGFVPQGDHIPTPPPIPEAIQKALAYLATAPPPPQEPSLGGRNTYGRG